In Macrobrachium rosenbergii isolate ZJJX-2024 chromosome 6, ASM4041242v1, whole genome shotgun sequence, a genomic segment contains:
- the Gnmt gene encoding glycine N-methyltransferase: MTDNRIYRTRTLGIPAEGLKDQYADGTAAKLWELYIGDKNHRTQIYRDFIVSLLRENKCLNVLDVACGTGVDSIMLLEEGFKLTSVDLSDKMLKYALKTRWKRRKEPAFDDWVIEEANWLTLPEDIEGTGSYDAVVCLGNSFAHLPDISGDQSEHKLALRNFAEMVKPGGILVIDHRNYDAIIEKGSAPSHNIYYNSDHIQDIKTSVLYVNGKASLVTLDYVMDVTTASRDETDSEIAKKGRVEGYTRGNFRLSYFPHRVKRFTELLHEAFGEGCRHRAYGDFKAIEDADNPAFYIHVVQKPS, encoded by the exons ATGACTGATAACCGCATATATCGTACTCGTACTCTTGGAATTCCTGCAGAAGGCTTAAAGGACCAGTATGCAGATGGAACTGCTGCTAAACTCTGGGAACTTTACATTGGTGACAAGAATCACAGAACTCAGATTTACAGAGACTTTATCGTTAGTCTTCTAAGAGAAAATAAGTGTCTTAATGTTTTGGATGTAGCTTGTGGAACCGG AGTTGATAGTATTATGCTCCTAGAAGAAGGCTTCAAATTGACCAGTGTTGATCTTTCggataaaatgttgaaatatgccCTGAAGACACGTTGGAAGAGGCGTAAGGAACCAGCTTTTGATGACTGGG TGATTGAGGAAGCAAACTGGCTAACATTACCAGAAGATATAGAAGGAACTGGTTCCTATGATGCAGTTGTGTGTCTTGGCAATTCCTTTGCACATCTTCCAGATATTTCAGGAGACCAAAGTGAACATAA GTTAGCACTGAGGAATTTTGCAGAGATGGTGAAACCAGGTGGGATATTGGTGATAGATCACAGAAATTATGATGCAATTATTGAAAAAGGATCTGCACCTTCTCACAATATTTACTATAAT AGTGACCACATTCAAGACATTAAAACTTCAGTATTGTATGTTAATGGCAAAGCATCTCTGGTTACCTTAGATTATGTAATGGATGTAACGACTGCCTCTCGTGATGAAACTGATTCAGAGATTGCAAAGAAAGGTCGAGTTGAAGGATACACCAGAGG CAACTTCCGCTTGTCATACTTTCCTCACCGAGTCAAAAGATTCACAGAGTTGCTACATGAAGCCTTTGGTGAAGGGTGTCGGCATCGTGCTTATGGAGATTTTAAGGCCATTGAAGATGCAGATAACCCAGCATTTTACATACATGTTGTTCAGAAGCCATCATAG